One genomic region from Leptolyngbyaceae cyanobacterium JSC-12 encodes:
- a CDS encoding hypothetical protein (IMG reference gene:2510097263~PFAM: Protein of unknown function (DUF820)), with amino-acid sequence MSVLTKPLDPLNEARIILPHVSWPQYETLIAMFGDRPRLRLTYLEGNLEIMTISPEHEMLKKMIARLIEAYALERDIDLFSCGSATFRREATASGLEPDESYCIGTRKEYPDLAIEVVISSGSIDKLKVYQGLGVKEVWFWQDNRFSLYCLNDSSSEYDSIEQSTFFPELDFTLLATHIQPESEPQAVKAFLQALRQRESQ; translated from the coding sequence ATGAGTGTGCTAACAAAACCGCTCGACCCGCTCAACGAGGCGCGAATTATTCTGCCCCATGTGAGTTGGCCGCAATACGAAACCCTGATTGCCATGTTTGGCGATCGCCCTCGCCTGCGCTTGACCTACCTGGAAGGAAACCTAGAAATCATGACCATCTCGCCTGAGCATGAGATGCTCAAGAAAATGATTGCGCGGTTAATAGAAGCCTATGCCTTAGAGCGAGATATCGATTTATTTAGCTGCGGTTCGGCAACATTTAGGCGGGAAGCAACGGCAAGCGGGCTGGAGCCGGATGAAAGCTACTGCATTGGAACTCGCAAAGAATATCCAGATCTGGCCATTGAGGTTGTGATTAGCAGTGGCAGTATTGACAAGCTGAAAGTCTATCAAGGGCTGGGAGTTAAGGAAGTATGGTTCTGGCAGGATAACCGATTTTCCCTGTACTGCTTGAATGATTCCAGTTCTGAGTATGACTCCATCGAGCAAAGCACATTTTTCCCAGAGTTAGATTTCACGCTACTAGCGACCCACATTCAGCCAGAGTCAGAACCTCAAGCGGTCAAAGCCTTCTTGCAAGCATTACGGCAGCGGGAGAGTCAATAA
- a CDS encoding protein of unknown function (DUF1887) (IMG reference gene:2510097261~PFAM: Domain of unknown function (DUF1887)): MPNFTSYQADHLFLLIGENPLPNYVAARLLLKQGGILYLVYTTGTQSSAQRLKQILDGEGKSTGFPPIQLIALEAYESDAYQIRTRIQKVLEDLNGKIGLNYTGGTKAMAVHSYRAVFEEMHEKGQQAVFSYLDPRRLEMCIDREGGDRIRLKVQPEDLEIKIAKIFQIHGWEWLSEPDYKPTVPKAASAFAQFHTKPELGKLWREWCNKVLRKTTRDQKDNWLKEKELEKVDPLPLEIPSEKNYPEIIEALKMLGCADGADALSLQEIQQTGFKDLSNLCKWLDGEWLEDYTLQQVQQVSGELKIYESAASFWIKDPASREKRTKFQFDVAFTRGYQLFALSCTTIDNKAGCKQKLFEAYIRARQLGGDEARVALVCCANPKDTNALKTEITNVFKSSPDSNTQSDSKLTVFGREDLLKLSNKIEQWIRENDAEAGR, from the coding sequence ATGCCCAACTTTACTTCCTACCAAGCTGACCATCTCTTTTTGCTAATCGGCGAGAACCCCCTGCCGAACTACGTAGCAGCCAGACTGCTGCTCAAACAAGGTGGCATTCTCTATCTGGTCTACACGACTGGAACTCAAAGCTCAGCTCAGCGGCTAAAACAGATCTTAGATGGTGAGGGTAAGTCAACTGGATTTCCACCAATTCAACTGATTGCCCTCGAAGCGTATGAGTCTGATGCGTACCAAATTCGGACAAGGATTCAGAAAGTCTTGGAGGATCTGAACGGAAAAATCGGACTGAATTACACAGGTGGCACGAAAGCAATGGCAGTCCATTCCTATCGCGCTGTCTTTGAAGAGATGCACGAAAAAGGGCAGCAGGCTGTTTTCAGTTACCTTGACCCGCGACGGTTGGAGATGTGCATTGATCGCGAAGGGGGCGATCGCATTCGTCTCAAAGTTCAGCCTGAGGATTTAGAAATTAAGATAGCTAAAATTTTTCAGATTCATGGCTGGGAATGGCTATCTGAACCAGACTATAAACCTACTGTTCCAAAAGCAGCTTCGGCATTTGCCCAATTCCACACCAAGCCTGAACTGGGAAAATTATGGCGTGAATGGTGTAACAAAGTGTTGCGAAAGACCACTCGCGATCAAAAGGATAATTGGCTGAAGGAAAAAGAATTAGAAAAAGTTGATCCTCTACCTTTGGAAATACCCTCCGAGAAAAACTATCCCGAAATTATTGAAGCTCTGAAAATGCTGGGATGCGCTGATGGTGCGGATGCGCTTTCACTACAGGAGATTCAGCAAACAGGATTCAAAGATCTCTCTAATCTGTGTAAGTGGCTAGATGGAGAGTGGTTGGAAGATTACACTTTGCAGCAAGTACAGCAGGTTTCAGGAGAACTCAAAATATACGAGAGTGCAGCTTCCTTCTGGATCAAAGACCCCGCTAGTCGCGAGAAAAGAACAAAATTTCAATTCGATGTTGCCTTCACCAGAGGCTATCAGCTATTTGCCCTCTCCTGCACAACGATTGATAACAAAGCTGGATGTAAGCAAAAACTGTTTGAGGCTTATATTCGAGCGCGGCAGCTAGGAGGCGATGAAGCAAGGGTTGCTTTAGTCTGTTGTGCAAACCCGAAGGACACTAATGCACTAAAGACAGAGATTACCAATGTTTTCAAATCAAGCCCTGATTCTAATACTCAAAGCGATAGTAAGCTGACCGTATTTGGGCGCGAGGATTTACTCAAGCTATCTAACAAGATTGAGCAATGGATTCGAGAGAATGATGCGGAGGCGGGTCGATGA
- a CDS encoding putative RAMP superfamily protein probably involved in DNA repair (IMG reference gene:2510097266~PFAM: RAMP superfamily): MTQAEPTSSPQRINRNQRKIVRRVIVRGCLTLESPTSLGSGDADSPTDMPLLRDSISQSALLTGSAIAGALRNYLRDYEHNYGAAESQSDLATLLFGAIRREDDGDQSPLIVYDAISSTVPTIELRDGVKIDSKTGTASDKAKYDLEVLAAGTEFPLQFELLIDQQADQNKLLQALAIALRGLETGEIALGMKKRRGFGRCKVSQWQVWNFDLTDPAQSRQWLEYDHWTPGLLSEPHARQSSILTALSVNALSVNLDELKDKRDRFTVQATFTINGSLLIRSGQASMGRAPDVVHLKSYRNGELKPVLSGTSLAGVLRHRAERIINTLAPSSDGPNSLISDLFGDVKEKTKTAQSSRLIVQEAEIENTCDLVQNRIAIDRFTGGALHGALFDEQPIFGGELTICLEVRKPKHCEMGLLLLLLKDLWTGDLPIGGENSIGRGRLQGKSAKIFHCHQGQAQEWTIDQVDQKLQVSDAQSLEKFVSDFVNQISGRKAA, encoded by the coding sequence ATGACGCAAGCAGAACCAACATCCAGCCCTCAACGCATCAACCGTAACCAGCGCAAAATCGTCCGTCGGGTGATTGTCCGGGGGTGTCTGACGCTGGAGTCACCAACCAGTTTGGGCAGTGGGGATGCCGATAGCCCCACGGATATGCCCCTGCTGCGAGACAGCATTTCTCAATCCGCGTTGCTAACTGGTAGCGCGATCGCGGGGGCACTGCGGAACTACCTCCGGGACTATGAACATAACTACGGAGCCGCTGAATCCCAAAGTGATCTCGCGACACTCCTCTTTGGCGCAATCCGGCGAGAGGATGACGGCGATCAAAGTCCCCTGATTGTTTATGACGCGATTAGCAGCACAGTTCCAACCATTGAACTACGGGATGGGGTTAAGATCGACAGCAAAACAGGCACCGCCAGCGATAAGGCGAAGTATGACCTGGAGGTGCTGGCAGCAGGTACGGAATTTCCCCTTCAGTTTGAACTGTTGATTGATCAGCAGGCCGATCAAAACAAACTGTTGCAAGCACTGGCGATCGCCCTCCGGGGTCTTGAAACGGGCGAGATCGCCCTGGGCATGAAGAAGCGACGGGGATTTGGCCGCTGCAAAGTCAGTCAATGGCAGGTCTGGAATTTTGATCTGACTGATCCGGCTCAAAGTCGTCAATGGTTGGAGTATGACCATTGGACTCCAGGACTTTTATCAGAACCACATGCAAGACAGTCTTCTATCCTGACTGCACTTTCAGTTAATGCACTTTCAGTTAATTTAGATGAGTTAAAAGACAAGCGCGATCGCTTCACCGTGCAAGCCACCTTCACCATCAATGGCTCACTGCTCATCCGCTCCGGTCAGGCCAGCATGGGCCGCGCCCCTGATGTAGTGCATCTCAAATCCTATCGTAACGGTGAACTGAAGCCAGTGCTATCGGGAACCAGCCTTGCAGGGGTGTTACGGCATCGCGCTGAACGCATCATAAACACCTTGGCCCCTTCAAGTGATGGCCCAAACTCACTCATCAGTGATTTGTTTGGTGATGTCAAGGAGAAAACCAAAACAGCTCAGTCCAGTCGGCTGATTGTGCAAGAAGCAGAGATCGAAAACACTTGTGACCTAGTGCAGAATCGCATCGCCATCGATCGCTTTACCGGCGGTGCATTACATGGCGCTCTCTTTGATGAACAGCCAATTTTTGGCGGTGAGCTGACCATTTGCTTAGAAGTACGCAAGCCGAAGCACTGCGAAATGGGTCTGCTCCTCTTGCTGTTAAAAGACCTGTGGACAGGAGACTTACCCATTGGTGGTGAAAACAGCATTGGGCGCGGGCGATTACAGGGGAAAAGCGCCAAGATTTTCCATTGCCATCAGGGTCAGGCGCAGGAATGGACAATTGATCAAGTTGATCAAAAACTCCAGGTTAGTGACGCTCAATCCTTAGAGAAGTTTGTGTCAGACTTCGTGAATCAGATCTCTGGGAGGAAAGCGGCATGA
- a CDS encoding CRISPR type III-B/RAMP module RAMP protein Cmr6 (IMG reference gene:2510097260~PFAM: RAMP superfamily~TIGRFAM: CRISPR type III-B/RAMP module RAMP protein Cmr6): MTLVYPLPRDTKTTFENRVRTRCENLSLLLDRYVGYTDRWEFEEKQKAEFFKNLTRNCPLNQDLVRANYQRWQQMVGALPYSQIFKAAPEWRMVIGLGQSSILETSMTIDRITGIPIIPGSALKGLAASYAMLCELQTTQRGDAESNPDFKAIFGTQGEAGAIIFLDAVPTQIPKLEVDIMNNHHPDYYGDNGSPPAPWDSPNPVYFLTLGRGSEFAFAIAGRGEGATLQTYVNQAVKWLKAGLSEMGVGAKTAAGYGYMSF; this comes from the coding sequence ATGACCCTTGTTTATCCCTTACCTAGAGATACAAAGACAACCTTTGAGAATCGGGTTAGAACTCGCTGCGAGAACCTGAGTTTACTGCTCGATCGCTATGTTGGTTACACTGACAGGTGGGAGTTTGAAGAAAAGCAAAAAGCAGAATTCTTCAAGAATCTAACCCGAAATTGCCCACTCAACCAAGATTTAGTCCGAGCCAACTATCAACGCTGGCAACAAATGGTCGGGGCACTTCCCTACTCGCAGATTTTCAAGGCTGCGCCAGAATGGCGGATGGTCATTGGTTTAGGACAGTCCAGCATTCTGGAAACCAGTATGACAATTGATCGCATCACTGGTATTCCTATCATTCCAGGCAGTGCCCTCAAAGGGCTAGCCGCCTCCTACGCTATGTTGTGTGAATTACAAACGACACAGCGTGGAGATGCAGAATCAAATCCTGACTTCAAAGCCATCTTTGGCACCCAAGGCGAAGCAGGGGCAATCATCTTTTTAGATGCCGTTCCCACCCAAATTCCTAAATTGGAAGTAGACATTATGAACAACCACCATCCGGATTATTACGGTGATAACGGTTCACCGCCTGCTCCGTGGGATAGTCCGAATCCTGTTTATTTTTTGACCTTGGGGCGGGGGAGTGAATTCGCCTTTGCGATCGCTGGGCGGGGAGAAGGAGCAACTCTTCAAACCTACGTTAATCAAGCTGTTAAATGGCTAAAAGCTGGCTTATCGGAGATGGGAGTCGGAGCAAAAACGGCTGCTGGCTATGGCTATATGTCTTTTTGA
- a CDS encoding CRISPR-associated protein, TIGR03984 family (IMG reference gene:2510097268~TIGRFAM: CRISPR-associated protein, TIGR03984 family), with product MNTLERTFIPTDTVPTNLKDWLETHAQQYQLPYLLAHADDGVIWGHFHQGHLCTSDQVLKESPPLRIETLQQCRIFGPSGEILLWKVSDAWKAGLVTNPDAERIEEKQLLLGTHGKIHLSEGFTVLWDGAQGLKHAVPFTQIQLQENQKLAQSLHLVVHHYIDYDEAGVARVALSRLVDFTTDSTARS from the coding sequence ATGAATACTTTAGAACGAACGTTTATTCCCACTGATACAGTTCCAACAAATCTTAAAGACTGGCTAGAAACTCACGCTCAGCAGTATCAGTTGCCCTATCTATTAGCTCATGCGGATGATGGTGTGATCTGGGGTCATTTTCATCAAGGACATCTCTGTACCTCGGATCAAGTTCTCAAAGAGTCTCCTCCGCTTCGCATTGAAACCCTCCAGCAGTGTCGCATCTTTGGCCCATCGGGTGAAATCTTGCTTTGGAAAGTCAGTGATGCCTGGAAAGCGGGACTTGTGACTAATCCTGACGCTGAAAGGATAGAAGAAAAGCAGTTACTCTTAGGAACCCACGGGAAAATCCATCTATCTGAAGGCTTTACCGTCCTTTGGGATGGCGCTCAAGGGCTGAAGCACGCCGTTCCTTTTACTCAAATTCAGTTGCAAGAAAACCAAAAGCTTGCTCAATCCTTGCATCTAGTTGTTCATCACTATATTGACTATGACGAAGCCGGAGTTGCTCGCGTCGCTCTTAGTCGGCTAGTGGATTTCACAACCGATAGTACTGCTAGAAGTTGA
- a CDS encoding CRISPR type III-B/RAMP module-associated protein Cmr5 (IMG reference gene:2510097259~PFAM: CRISPR-associated protein (Cas_Cmr5)~TIGRFAM: CRISPR type III-B/RAMP module-associated protein Cmr5), which produces MSKNKFQNQQHQNKQNIQQNIQKQSSSSPSAVPPNPPNPATPPKTPSTNQPSSSTQPASPSSTSVKPRDLDRRRAEAAWKDIQGINATDKEYGSLAREMPTLIQVNGLAQTLAFLKAKNKTHHQNIFKHLSDWVCQQLGLQGDLLERVLEMDSQLYRRATAESLAFLQWLKRFAEAKIEKSEDKSR; this is translated from the coding sequence ATGAGTAAGAATAAATTTCAAAACCAACAGCATCAAAACAAACAAAATATCCAGCAGAATATCCAGAAACAATCTAGCAGTTCTCCCTCAGCAGTTCCTCCTAACCCCCCTAACCCAGCAACTCCTCCTAAAACCCCTAGTACAAATCAACCGTCTTCATCTACACAACCCGCTTCTCCATCATCAACCTCTGTCAAACCAAGGGACTTGGATCGCCGTCGTGCCGAAGCCGCATGGAAAGATATTCAAGGCATTAATGCAACAGATAAAGAGTATGGCAGCCTTGCCCGTGAGATGCCAACCCTGATTCAGGTGAATGGCTTAGCTCAGACATTGGCCTTTTTGAAAGCTAAGAATAAGACTCATCATCAGAACATATTCAAGCATCTCTCAGATTGGGTTTGTCAACAACTGGGACTTCAAGGTGATCTCCTAGAAAGGGTTCTGGAAATGGACAGCCAACTTTACCGCCGAGCCACGGCTGAATCTCTCGCATTTCTCCAATGGCTGAAACGGTTTGCTGAAGCCAAGATTGAAAAGAGTGAGGACAAATCGAGATGA
- a CDS encoding hypothetical protein (IMG reference gene:2510097267) → MTIAIADIVRNGILFDMKNWEVKMPDIEHLPESIERLFQILDERDIDYVLVDGIALLSYVEGRNTQDIDFILSRKELDALPEIIIADVNQDFVRGTFEALQVDILLTQNKLFERVRNRHAAERQFGNRTIRCATVEGLLLLKFFALPSLYRQGQFSKVSIYENDITQLLLNYSVNLSEILKILSQYLLASDLEELQVTATDIQNRIQRFHSQRDKLEHSERLFEKGGDG, encoded by the coding sequence ATGACCATTGCGATCGCCGACATTGTTCGGAATGGCATTCTCTTTGATATGAAAAACTGGGAGGTTAAGATGCCAGATATTGAACACCTGCCAGAGTCTATAGAACGCTTATTCCAAATTTTGGATGAGCGAGACATTGACTATGTTTTAGTTGACGGGATTGCCTTACTGAGTTATGTCGAGGGGCGAAACACTCAAGATATTGACTTCATCTTATCCAGAAAAGAACTAGACGCTTTACCAGAAATTATCATTGCAGATGTAAATCAGGACTTTGTTCGTGGAACGTTTGAGGCGCTACAAGTCGATATCTTATTGACTCAAAACAAACTGTTTGAACGGGTGCGCAATCGCCATGCTGCAGAACGACAATTTGGGAATCGTACCATTCGCTGTGCAACGGTCGAAGGTTTGCTACTGCTGAAGTTTTTTGCGCTTCCCTCTCTTTATCGTCAGGGGCAATTCAGTAAAGTCAGTATCTATGAAAATGACATCACTCAGTTGCTACTGAACTACAGTGTCAATTTGTCTGAAATCTTAAAAATACTTTCCCAATATCTGCTTGCGTCTGACCTCGAAGAATTACAAGTCACTGCAACAGACATTCAAAATCGAATTCAGAGGTTCCATAGTCAGCGCGATAAACTCGAACATTCTGAGAGGCTGTTTGAAAAGGGTGGAGATGGCTAA
- a CDS encoding hypothetical protein (IMG reference gene:2510097262), giving the protein MKLTMTVLDTTGIQSYIFGSNRLRENIGASYWVGQVTDAWVRQILREEFKIEDPEASIETQNAELVYAGGGNTVLLFQSADLAIDFTKKLSLKVLEDAPGINLVVAHRHDVEWGQDHLYDTVQEMMKDDLDVKKRSRIPSSPLLGLGVTQDCNSTRLVAVDYSQHHGSPANYPVSREIVAKLEAVNPRKKQPANTQLQKTLKLPDGWDVPLDFDDFGRSRGEMSYLAVVHIDGNSMGKRFQEFARGKSDRDYITAMRDLSQSVEQAGKAVLQRLTQDLIANWENLKEKLDLTTQKLPFRPLVYGGDDITFVCDGRLGLTLAARALQLFETQLIADDKPLTACAGVCIVKAHYPFARAYELSEALCRSAKKVAKHERNGDDRSEPVSAIDWHIAASGLLGDLAEIREREYRSQDNGHLEMRPLLLNADSSDWQNWANFEVIIKEFTEGDWKEKRNKVMALREVLRRGSEATKEFLTAYQLDKLPLIDESSFNLKQLAEQGWLDGTCGYFDAIEAMDFYIPLEVSQ; this is encoded by the coding sequence ATGAAATTAACTATGACGGTTCTCGATACCACTGGCATTCAGTCCTATATTTTTGGTAGTAACCGCCTGCGGGAAAACATTGGCGCATCCTACTGGGTTGGACAGGTAACCGATGCCTGGGTTCGGCAGATTTTACGCGAGGAATTCAAGATTGAAGACCCTGAAGCCTCGATTGAAACTCAGAATGCAGAGCTAGTTTATGCCGGAGGTGGGAACACCGTCTTACTGTTTCAGTCGGCTGACCTGGCCATTGACTTCACGAAAAAACTCAGCCTTAAGGTTCTGGAGGACGCGCCAGGAATTAACCTGGTGGTTGCCCATCGCCATGATGTTGAGTGGGGGCAGGATCATCTCTACGATACAGTCCAGGAGATGATGAAAGATGACCTGGATGTGAAGAAGCGATCGCGCATCCCTTCTTCTCCCCTATTAGGTTTAGGGGTAACCCAAGACTGCAACTCAACCCGCTTGGTGGCGGTTGATTACAGCCAGCATCATGGTTCACCTGCAAACTATCCTGTTTCCAGGGAAATTGTGGCAAAGCTAGAGGCTGTTAATCCTAGGAAGAAACAACCTGCCAATACGCAATTGCAAAAGACATTGAAACTGCCCGATGGATGGGATGTTCCTCTGGATTTTGACGATTTTGGGCGTTCCAGGGGCGAAATGAGCTACCTTGCCGTTGTGCATATTGATGGCAACAGCATGGGTAAACGATTTCAGGAATTTGCTAGAGGGAAGAGCGATCGCGACTACATCACCGCCATGCGCGACCTCTCCCAAAGTGTTGAACAGGCTGGGAAAGCCGTCCTTCAACGGTTGACTCAAGACCTGATTGCCAATTGGGAAAATCTCAAAGAGAAACTAGACCTGACAACCCAGAAATTACCCTTCCGTCCGTTAGTTTACGGTGGGGATGATATCACCTTTGTCTGCGATGGTCGTCTGGGATTGACATTGGCTGCTCGCGCCCTGCAATTATTTGAAACGCAACTGATCGCAGATGATAAACCATTAACAGCCTGTGCCGGAGTTTGTATCGTCAAAGCCCACTATCCCTTTGCCAGAGCCTATGAACTGAGCGAAGCCCTCTGTCGATCGGCCAAAAAAGTCGCCAAGCACGAGCGGAATGGGGATGACCGTTCAGAACCTGTCTCTGCGATTGACTGGCATATTGCAGCCAGCGGTTTGCTGGGTGACCTAGCGGAGATTCGAGAACGGGAATATCGTAGTCAGGACAATGGGCACCTAGAGATGCGACCGCTTCTGTTAAATGCTGACTCTAGTGATTGGCAAAACTGGGCCAATTTTGAGGTCATCATCAAGGAATTCACGGAAGGAGACTGGAAAGAGAAGCGGAATAAAGTGATGGCGCTCCGCGAAGTGCTGAGGCGAGGGTCAGAAGCGACCAAAGAGTTTTTAACGGCGTACCAGTTAGATAAGTTGCCATTGATTGATGAATCTAGTTTTAATCTCAAACAATTAGCTGAACAGGGGTGGCTAGATGGCACCTGCGGTTATTTTGATGCAATTGAGGCAATGGACTTTTATATTCCTCTAGAGGTGAGCCAATGA
- a CDS encoding CRISPR-associated protein, Cmr3 family (IMG reference gene:2510097265~PFAM: CRISPR-associated protein (Cas_Cmr3)~TIGRFAM: CRISPR-associated RAMP protein, Csx10 family) yields MPAILVTIKTLQPILATSFQGDPNSDVSYDYIPGSMIRGAIIGRYLQQKRLKELDLADLETQRLFFQANQTRYLNAYLVSKQEQHRTLPVPRSWYKPKDAEISEHTATHIYDLSLEQDDEQDSLKVIRDQFCTFEDSCVRLYTPARRINIHNTRDRRKGRSSKREDQPGSEGAIFRYDALDAGQTFQSVILCKEQDVEMFTQLLRQPDLWLGGSRSAGYGHTQISHEIQDSWREFQPWGEEEEIDAEHLTITLLSDTVLRDDNGQPSADPTLIAAAINTTCGSSLPTPEPKHLFSSQTYIGGFNRKWGLPLPQVPAITAGTVVVFENATLTDEQVQQLHWQGIGDRRNEGFGRVAINWHRQASFQIKKPPKPSFKIQEPSINPTSLPLAQRMVAQLLRQKLDQLLKTEVDHRKLETGKISNSQLSRLQLVARRGLSSEPANLQDVRNFLNRDNLTKTALEQFQKTRFKQTNESFYSWLQDRLNNPQSWIAQLPEIRLSTEVEATVDDSLAIEYTLKLIMAVAKQAAKENQR; encoded by the coding sequence ATGCCAGCGATTCTAGTCACCATCAAAACTCTACAACCCATCCTGGCAACCTCGTTTCAGGGCGACCCTAACAGTGATGTCTCCTATGACTACATTCCGGGCAGCATGATTCGAGGTGCCATCATTGGGCGTTATTTGCAACAGAAGCGCTTGAAAGAACTGGATTTAGCCGACCTGGAAACGCAACGGCTCTTTTTTCAAGCCAATCAGACGCGCTATCTCAATGCTTATTTGGTTAGCAAGCAAGAACAGCATCGCACCTTACCCGTGCCTCGCTCTTGGTACAAACCTAAGGATGCGGAAATTTCAGAACATACAGCAACTCACATTTATGACCTGAGTTTAGAGCAGGATGATGAACAAGACTCTCTGAAAGTCATTCGAGATCAGTTCTGTACTTTTGAAGATAGCTGTGTTCGGCTATACACGCCTGCGCGACGGATTAATATCCACAACACCCGCGATCGCCGCAAAGGTCGTTCCAGCAAACGGGAAGATCAACCTGGCAGTGAAGGTGCAATCTTCCGATACGATGCGCTAGATGCAGGACAAACGTTTCAGTCTGTCATTCTTTGCAAAGAACAGGATGTTGAGATGTTCACACAGCTTTTACGTCAACCCGACCTCTGGCTAGGGGGATCACGCAGCGCGGGTTATGGTCACACGCAAATTTCCCACGAAATTCAGGACTCGTGGCGCGAGTTTCAACCATGGGGAGAGGAGGAGGAGATTGATGCAGAACATCTCACCATTACCTTACTCAGCGATACCGTACTGCGGGATGACAACGGTCAACCCAGCGCCGATCCAACCCTGATTGCAGCAGCGATTAATACAACCTGCGGCAGCAGTCTCCCCACGCCTGAACCCAAGCATCTCTTCAGCAGCCAGACCTACATTGGTGGCTTTAATCGCAAGTGGGGACTGCCTTTACCGCAGGTGCCAGCTATCACTGCTGGTACGGTTGTAGTTTTCGAGAATGCCACTCTAACCGATGAGCAAGTTCAGCAGTTGCACTGGCAGGGAATTGGCGATCGCCGTAACGAAGGCTTTGGGCGCGTAGCCATCAACTGGCATCGACAAGCATCGTTCCAAATCAAAAAGCCCCCTAAACCAAGTTTTAAAATTCAGGAACCTTCGATCAATCCAACATCATTACCCTTAGCTCAGAGAATGGTAGCGCAGCTTCTGCGACAAAAACTAGACCAGCTTCTAAAAACAGAAGTCGATCACCGAAAATTGGAAACTGGGAAGATTTCCAATAGCCAACTTTCCAGATTGCAACTTGTTGCGCGTAGAGGATTAAGTTCTGAACCAGCCAACTTGCAAGATGTTCGTAATTTTCTGAATCGCGATAACCTCACAAAAACCGCTCTAGAGCAGTTTCAGAAGACAAGATTTAAGCAAACTAACGAATCTTTTTATAGTTGGTTGCAAGATCGACTGAATAATCCTCAAAGTTGGATTGCTCAACTACCAGAAATTCGATTGAGTACAGAAGTCGAAGCAACTGTCGATGACTCATTAGCCATTGAGTACACCCTCAAGCTGATTATGGCAGTGGCGAAACAGGCAGCTAAGGAGAACCAACGATGA
- a CDS encoding putative RAMP superfamily protein probably involved in DNA repair (IMG reference gene:2510097264~PFAM: RAMP superfamily) — protein sequence MPTYTLKIDLLSDTTFGRGDGVAGLIDQEVEHDPYGFPYLRGRTLKGLLSEECDNLIPTLPSHQTSHWQGVAGELFGKPGSTLDTMGAVHVGDARLPDDLRQAVAYQIAQGTLTRAEILDSLTTIRRQTAINPETGAPDRGSLRSARVVLRDLTFTADLSFEQQPTDDQLCLLRVGAKALRYLGSGRNRGRGHVRCSLQGDSLLPDYLDRFFASQEA from the coding sequence ATGCCAACCTATACCCTCAAAATTGACTTGCTCAGTGACACCACCTTTGGCAGAGGCGATGGTGTGGCTGGCCTGATTGATCAAGAAGTTGAACATGATCCCTATGGATTTCCCTATTTGCGTGGACGCACCCTCAAAGGCTTATTGAGTGAAGAATGCGACAACTTGATTCCGACCTTGCCCAGTCATCAAACATCTCACTGGCAAGGAGTTGCTGGGGAACTGTTTGGCAAGCCCGGCAGCACGCTGGACACGATGGGGGCAGTTCACGTTGGAGATGCTCGCTTACCCGATGACTTACGCCAGGCCGTTGCTTACCAAATTGCACAGGGGACGCTAACCCGAGCAGAAATTCTGGATTCTCTCACCACCATTCGCCGCCAAACTGCTATCAATCCTGAAACAGGAGCACCAGATCGGGGTAGTTTACGCTCTGCCCGTGTTGTTTTGAGAGATTTGACCTTTACGGCTGACCTCTCTTTTGAGCAGCAACCAACGGACGATCAGCTTTGCCTGCTGAGGGTCGGAGCTAAGGCGCTCCGCTATTTGGGCAGTGGTCGCAACCGGGGACGAGGACATGTGCGCTGTAGTCTTCAGGGAGACTCTCTACTTCCAGACTACCTCGATCGCTTTTTTGCTAGTCAGGAGGCATAA